One genomic segment of Caldimonas brevitalea includes these proteins:
- a CDS encoding DUF6708 domain-containing protein produces MKLQQHGEHVKPAYRPQPGQTLSTAGESTDEARPGGQLSGLVRRFPKTERATEDVTTLNWVKSVYGQALEYTGIDRSTRGGILLWGVIGAAGGVFAAWTLAGMPGQYPWNPNWIDYLMAFPMGVFFLLSGLAFFVWTARAELFRPNDEPIIFDRQRRKVYRVMQEVQPGWRGIFKPWPFVATSYEWDLIDAEHHAIVGSTGSGVTRYHALVMVVRKSVDDANIISSFNVGQAVTMTERTVPMVWEHIRRYMEEDGPPLPEGETLGRTAPPQGWWQSMAAVGCFGPDYFKWWRNFPIYTLLFHVLFPVFVPLNLLWGTCNWLSFKTAVPVNWPREVLETVGPPLAV; encoded by the coding sequence ATGAAACTCCAGCAACACGGCGAACACGTCAAGCCCGCCTACCGACCTCAGCCTGGACAAACGCTGAGCACCGCCGGTGAAAGTACCGATGAGGCAAGGCCTGGCGGACAACTGTCAGGACTGGTCCGGCGCTTTCCCAAGACCGAGCGGGCCACCGAAGACGTTACCACGCTGAACTGGGTCAAGTCCGTTTATGGACAAGCGCTTGAGTACACCGGCATCGATCGCAGCACGCGCGGTGGCATTTTGCTTTGGGGTGTTATCGGCGCAGCGGGTGGAGTGTTTGCAGCATGGACCCTCGCAGGTATGCCTGGGCAGTACCCTTGGAACCCAAACTGGATCGACTATCTAATGGCCTTTCCAATGGGAGTTTTTTTCCTTCTCAGCGGTTTGGCATTTTTCGTGTGGACCGCCCGAGCGGAGCTCTTTAGACCCAACGACGAACCCATCATCTTCGACCGCCAGCGTCGCAAGGTGTACCGTGTGATGCAGGAGGTCCAGCCAGGCTGGCGAGGCATCTTCAAGCCCTGGCCCTTCGTGGCTACCAGCTACGAGTGGGACCTGATCGATGCCGAGCACCATGCCATCGTGGGCAGCACAGGCAGCGGCGTGACGCGTTATCACGCGTTGGTGATGGTGGTCCGCAAAAGCGTCGACGATGCCAACATCATCAGCAGCTTCAACGTGGGTCAGGCGGTGACGATGACCGAACGCACCGTCCCGATGGTGTGGGAGCACATCCGCCGTTATATGGAAGAAGACGGCCCGCCGCTGCCAGAAGGTGAAACCCTAGGCCGCACCGCACCGCCACAAGGCTGGTGGCAAAGCATGGCCGCAGTAGGATGTTTTGGCCCCGACTATTTCAAGTGGTGGCGCAACTTCCCGATCTACACCTTGCTGTTCCATGTGCTCTTCCCGGTGTTCGTGCCGCTGAATCTGCTGTGGGGCACCTGCAACTGGCTGAGTTTCAAGACGGCCGTGCCAGTGAATTGGCCGCGGGAAGTGCTAGAGACAGTCGGGCCACCGCTAGCAGTTTGA
- a CDS encoding formate/nitrite transporter family protein yields MAYLVPSEFVTKMVDAGESKVYMATRDTLIRAYMAGAILALAAVFAVTINVQTGQPLLGALLFPVGFCMLYLLGFDLLTGVFVLAPLALIDKRPGVTVGGVLRNWGLVFIGNFAGAFTVAVLMATVFTFGFNTDPGKVGAAISVIGESRTLGYAHYGAAGMLTLFIRGMLCNWMVSTGVVGAMISTTVGGKVLAMWMPVMVFFYMTFEHSVVNMFLFPFGLLTGAKFSFMDYLIWNEIPTVLGNLVGGLSFTGLTLYATHVRTAPKRVIA; encoded by the coding sequence GTGGCTTACCTCGTCCCTTCAGAATTCGTCACCAAGATGGTCGACGCCGGCGAATCCAAGGTCTACATGGCGACGCGCGACACGCTGATCCGCGCCTACATGGCCGGCGCCATCCTGGCGCTGGCGGCCGTGTTCGCCGTGACGATCAACGTGCAGACCGGCCAGCCGTTGCTCGGCGCCCTGCTGTTCCCGGTCGGTTTTTGCATGCTGTACCTGCTGGGCTTCGACCTGCTGACCGGTGTGTTCGTGCTGGCGCCGCTGGCGCTGATCGACAAGCGGCCCGGCGTCACGGTGGGCGGGGTGCTCAGGAACTGGGGCCTGGTGTTCATCGGCAACTTCGCCGGGGCCTTCACGGTGGCCGTGCTGATGGCGACGGTCTTCACCTTCGGGTTCAACACCGACCCGGGCAAGGTGGGGGCCGCCATCTCGGTGATCGGCGAGTCGCGCACGCTGGGGTATGCGCACTACGGCGCCGCCGGCATGCTCACGCTCTTCATCCGCGGCATGCTGTGCAACTGGATGGTGTCGACCGGTGTGGTCGGCGCGATGATCTCCACCACCGTGGGCGGCAAGGTGCTGGCGATGTGGATGCCGGTCATGGTGTTCTTCTACATGACGTTTGAGCACTCGGTGGTGAACATGTTTTTGTTCCCGTTCGGGCTGCTGACGGGTGCGAAGTTCTCGTTTATGGATTATTTGATCTGGAATGAGATTCCGACGGTGCTGGGGAATCTGGTGGGTGGGTTGTCGTTCACGGGGTTGACGCTGTATGCGACGCACGTGCGGACGGCGCCGAAGCGGGTGATTGCCTGA
- a CDS encoding T6SS effector BTH_I2691 family protein codes for MTSKSAKCETCNKSALSLLLLRPSPLAKDARLSPPDAGRLQSDEAAMANLLPERRPSESRFALRLLRRGYVYVYIASPPPGVKNWLVYRVTDQADLLPEGHSLFVPRKADATCSTAGHNTTGMKLLSLPRAHLLSDLWMAYSGNLWSDALKARNAANPNAMQYVSLDGCSPNTFKPTVDKLKGTVLECALTSGGFGGPQEHDFPFNSVASEVDRLVQNLQRAAECHPKTKGKELAVVLRDPVGVAAELNALRMRRQDLAKQELLKPEIAHPLNSSNTLLGLEKLVGDVRAVNNLAPLVTKGTYESLKRQGGPRIQQATWEPIASTPGCPPASSSLGRLWYPGRKEKLAEQSAAFGKIAWKQVRDEFNETSRSDWMKKFDADMKTAHYQPLERFELDWLAAARDGRTQMYFALHFDDSDPNDPKQLHSPGLRYAEESGLIHQPQPLTTGAALKEYLALYDQPIVDPKAVPLRALMGNQGEVVATVHKELLGDPNAEVEGGMRDKTVDLIKGLLSDVAGEHFKTRYSWLTNALCGLALGSVNSYSAAVSAAVSTAGLGAVKPVVKAGSKAWATRVWELAAWSRGLNHALQASLGSTLKIPVLLFQHVSLEKAAQLLGHPNRVGVGGGTVLALLTDTEEIRAAGGDLDTLFKNAPQGQLSTGVDATQRIGHLKNGTVLASGDALKKAYAEKGALFDRLYAEQSARTRALPGSFRQTIGAAGGSMLSIDARLALAGVIVQVIGLMHGLAAVETAQKAVVKAAAGADRAKAEDTLNMARLGLYDSMAGLIGGLMDTARIGGEAMSLSRQAAGKGVALPRNIPINALRFGIQVVGVFGGALNAYVSAVKAGEARAEGNYVKQMLYLGAAGAFFGTLGTSSALAAGVAAEFIIARQIGAAGMQAVAERVAVRVGTGVVAEAAAAAGAVTFAGTVATVGVVLLGIGLLCQVGAAVIEPSALEKWASKTYFGKGREKYPQPDWTAEHNGLLEALGMAAKPKEAQAEAAQQCAA; via the coding sequence ATGACGAGCAAATCTGCCAAGTGTGAAACCTGCAACAAGAGTGCGTTGTCCCTGCTCTTGCTCCGCCCCAGCCCGTTGGCCAAAGACGCCCGCTTGAGTCCCCCGGACGCCGGCAGGCTGCAAAGCGACGAGGCGGCTATGGCCAACCTGTTGCCCGAGAGACGTCCCTCCGAGAGCCGCTTTGCGCTGCGGCTGTTGCGCCGTGGCTATGTGTACGTCTACATCGCCAGTCCGCCTCCGGGTGTGAAGAACTGGCTGGTGTATCGCGTCACCGATCAAGCCGACTTGTTGCCGGAGGGCCATTCCCTGTTCGTGCCGCGGAAGGCCGACGCGACGTGCTCCACCGCCGGGCACAACACGACGGGGATGAAGTTGCTGAGTCTGCCGCGCGCGCACCTGCTGAGCGACCTGTGGATGGCCTACAGCGGGAATCTCTGGAGTGATGCCCTGAAGGCCAGAAACGCGGCGAACCCCAACGCGATGCAGTATGTCTCGCTCGACGGCTGTTCGCCCAACACGTTCAAGCCCACGGTGGATAAGCTCAAGGGCACGGTCCTCGAGTGCGCGCTCACCAGCGGCGGGTTCGGCGGGCCTCAAGAGCATGACTTCCCGTTCAACAGCGTGGCTTCCGAAGTGGATCGCCTGGTGCAAAACCTGCAGCGGGCGGCCGAGTGCCACCCGAAGACCAAAGGCAAAGAGCTGGCGGTGGTGCTGCGCGACCCGGTGGGGGTTGCGGCGGAATTGAATGCGCTGCGCATGCGACGCCAGGATCTGGCGAAACAGGAACTGCTCAAGCCCGAGATCGCTCACCCGCTCAACAGCTCGAACACCTTGCTGGGCTTGGAGAAACTTGTCGGCGATGTGCGGGCGGTCAACAACCTGGCCCCTTTGGTGACCAAGGGCACCTATGAAAGTCTCAAGCGCCAGGGGGGGCCCCGCATACAGCAGGCCACCTGGGAGCCGATCGCCTCTACGCCGGGATGCCCACCGGCGAGCTCCAGCCTGGGCCGGTTGTGGTACCCAGGCCGGAAGGAAAAACTAGCCGAGCAGTCTGCCGCCTTCGGCAAGATCGCCTGGAAGCAGGTCCGAGACGAGTTCAACGAAACGAGCCGCTCCGACTGGATGAAGAAGTTCGATGCGGACATGAAGACGGCGCACTATCAGCCGCTCGAGCGCTTCGAACTCGACTGGCTGGCGGCAGCGCGGGACGGCCGCACCCAGATGTATTTTGCGCTGCACTTCGACGACAGCGATCCGAACGACCCCAAGCAATTGCATTCGCCCGGCTTGCGCTACGCGGAGGAAAGCGGGCTGATTCATCAACCGCAGCCGTTGACCACCGGCGCGGCGCTCAAAGAGTATTTGGCGCTCTACGACCAGCCGATCGTCGACCCCAAGGCCGTTCCTTTGCGCGCCCTGATGGGTAATCAGGGCGAAGTCGTGGCGACTGTGCACAAGGAGTTGCTGGGCGACCCCAACGCAGAAGTAGAAGGCGGGATGCGGGACAAGACAGTCGACCTCATCAAGGGGCTGCTGTCGGACGTCGCGGGTGAGCACTTCAAGACCCGCTACTCCTGGCTGACCAATGCGCTGTGCGGTCTGGCACTTGGCAGCGTCAACAGCTACAGCGCTGCTGTGAGCGCGGCCGTTTCCACGGCGGGGCTCGGCGCAGTCAAGCCAGTGGTAAAGGCAGGGAGCAAGGCCTGGGCGACCCGTGTGTGGGAGCTGGCGGCCTGGAGCCGAGGCCTCAACCATGCGCTGCAGGCCTCGCTGGGCAGCACGCTCAAGATCCCCGTGTTGCTGTTTCAGCACGTGTCGCTGGAGAAGGCGGCCCAGTTGCTGGGGCACCCGAACCGGGTGGGCGTGGGGGGCGGCACGGTGCTCGCCTTGCTGACGGACACCGAGGAAATCAGGGCGGCTGGCGGCGATCTGGACACCTTGTTCAAGAACGCGCCGCAGGGACAACTGTCGACCGGCGTCGACGCGACACAGCGGATCGGTCACTTGAAAAACGGCACGGTGCTCGCGTCGGGCGACGCCCTGAAGAAGGCCTACGCCGAGAAAGGCGCGCTGTTCGACCGGCTCTATGCGGAACAATCCGCAAGGACTCGAGCGTTGCCGGGTAGCTTTCGCCAGACCATTGGGGCGGCGGGCGGGTCAATGCTGTCCATAGATGCGCGACTGGCGCTCGCAGGCGTGATCGTGCAGGTCATCGGCTTGATGCATGGCCTTGCTGCGGTGGAGACCGCACAAAAGGCCGTGGTCAAAGCGGCTGCAGGCGCCGACCGGGCCAAGGCGGAGGACACCCTGAACATGGCTCGCTTGGGCCTGTACGACAGCATGGCCGGACTGATCGGCGGGCTGATGGACACCGCTCGTATCGGCGGCGAGGCAATGAGTTTGTCGCGTCAGGCGGCGGGAAAGGGTGTGGCCCTGCCTCGCAACATCCCGATCAATGCGTTGCGGTTTGGGATACAGGTGGTGGGAGTGTTCGGTGGGGCGCTGAACGCGTATGTGTCCGCAGTTAAAGCAGGGGAGGCGAGGGCTGAGGGCAACTACGTGAAACAGATGCTCTATCTCGGCGCTGCTGGAGCGTTCTTTGGTACTTTAGGCACGTCAAGCGCTTTAGCTGCTGGCGTGGCCGCGGAATTTATCATCGCGCGTCAAATCGGCGCCGCGGGTATGCAGGCCGTAGCCGAACGCGTAGCTGTGCGCGTTGGCACGGGTGTAGTGGCCGAAGCTGCGGCGGCCGCAGGGGCAGTGACTTTCGCAGGCACGGTTGCCACGGTGGGCGTCGTGCTGCTCGGGATCGGTCTTCTGTGCCAGGTGGGAGCTGCTGTGATCGAGCCGTCTGCGCTTGAAAAATGGGCGAGCAAGACCTACTTCGGTAAGGGACGAGAGAAGTATCCCCAGCCTGATTGGACAGCCGAGCACAACGGGTTGCTCGAAGCTCTGGGCATGGCGGCCAAGCCGAAGGAAGCCCAGGCTGAGGCTGCGCAACAATGTGCAGCATGA
- the nirD gene encoding nitrite reductase small subunit NirD, translating into MNRNDAPQWRPVCSIADILPDTGVCALVNQRQVAVFRIKGREEVYAIDNFDPNAKASVLSRGLVGTLGERVVVASPIYKHHFDLQSGECLEAPENSVTAYPVRIENDTVLVAV; encoded by the coding sequence ATGAACCGCAATGACGCCCCCCAATGGAGACCCGTCTGCTCCATCGCCGACATCCTGCCCGACACCGGCGTGTGCGCCTTGGTGAACCAACGGCAGGTGGCGGTGTTCCGCATCAAGGGCCGCGAAGAGGTCTACGCGATCGACAACTTCGACCCGAATGCCAAGGCGAGCGTGCTGTCGCGCGGGCTGGTGGGCACGCTGGGTGAACGTGTCGTGGTCGCGTCGCCGATCTACAAGCACCACTTCGACTTGCAAAGCGGCGAATGTTTGGAAGCGCCGGAGAACTCCGTGACGGCCTACCCGGTGCGGATCGAGAACGACACCGTGCTGGTGGCGGTCTGA
- a CDS encoding type II toxin-antitoxin system Phd/YefM family antitoxin: MPVRATDVVPISEAPARLTELAEDVVGRGTEKVLTKNGASYVALVDARKLDYYHALEAEHAGLLLVQAALEGLEDAAAGKVLDEAELDRALTALPPQIDKNA; encoded by the coding sequence ATGCCCGTGCGCGCCACCGACGTTGTGCCGATCAGCGAAGCGCCGGCCCGCCTCACGGAGCTGGCCGAGGACGTAGTGGGCCGGGGGACCGAAAAGGTGTTGACGAAGAACGGCGCCAGCTACGTCGCACTGGTCGATGCTCGCAAGCTGGACTACTACCATGCCCTCGAAGCCGAGCACGCCGGGCTGCTCCTGGTCCAAGCCGCTCTCGAGGGGCTGGAAGATGCCGCCGCAGGCAAGGTCCTGGATGAAGCAGAACTCGACCGTGCACTGACAGCCCTGCCGCCACAGATCGACAAGAACGCCTAA
- a CDS encoding type II toxin-antitoxin system RelE/ParE family toxin, whose translation MTLPANARIQAAQSFVRSVRTVLEFLHRQDGVSAVRRYAVLLAQLNEARELLRGNPAAGRPARFLQAHSVQGRVLAERAAAFAAAHGVPHLRELVLKPYVLLYAHGDDLVLLLALKHERQLVFDLA comes from the coding sequence ATGACATTGCCAGCCAATGCGCGCATCCAAGCTGCGCAATCGTTTGTTCGCAGCGTCCGCACCGTTCTCGAGTTCTTGCACCGCCAGGATGGTGTCAGTGCCGTCCGGCGATACGCCGTATTGCTGGCTCAGCTGAACGAAGCGCGCGAACTCCTGCGAGGGAACCCTGCAGCCGGGCGCCCCGCTCGCTTCCTGCAGGCGCACTCAGTGCAGGGCCGGGTCCTGGCGGAACGGGCTGCGGCCTTTGCGGCGGCACACGGAGTGCCGCATCTTCGGGAGCTGGTCCTCAAGCCGTATGTGCTGCTCTACGCGCACGGCGACGACCTTGTTCTGCTATTGGCGCTGAAACACGAACGCCAGTTGGTCTTCGACCTCGCCTAG
- a CDS encoding type VI secretion system Vgr family protein has protein sequence MTDLSSMLAAAQAVLAGYTQHDRLLKLHTRLGPNVLLAERVCITEGIGPSGPDVGYRLELTALSADTHLELKQLLGQPVLLELLTQASRHDLRPFHGHVTAFSLLGSDGGLARYRLEVQPWLAFLAHRHDSRSFQGKTVMEIVEQVFAGYQQGHAALAPAWRWELADRAVYPQRSLCIQYQESDLAFVERLLREEGLYCWFEHQGDARSQTLGQHTLVIADHHHAFKPNPQPHVRYTQPGATLKEDSLRSWSSERRVQTQTVSLASWDYRSTQLRPVSAAAVEAVGGIAAECTDVPGVYAYEDTAQGQRLAQRQQEALDARARLYRGSGTVRTFSPGSTFTLRDHPHHDGGDQDRFVLLRVVHRARNNVAADHKAQLEQVLGALPGSESTPAGGNDSDEPLYSAEVIALRADVPVRAPALDLVYDDQAGLRSVVQHRRPLVHGTQTAIVVGLGAPVHTDRDHRIKVQFHWQRGANGSHRLQAEGGDDNAPASDASGTWVRVATPLAGANWGTVFTPRLGQEVLVSFLDGDIDRPVVIGSLYNGRGQDNAQGNQVSGGAAGATGNAPAWFPGSQAAGRHQGHQHPAVMAGFKTQELAASQSGAGGYNQLVFDDSPGQGRLQLASTQHRSQLNLGHAVHQVDNQRLDPRGHGSELITEASGALRAGSGLLISAELRGAGSTGATQQLDTREAEQQLQQSAELTTSLADTAQKHKVQLKDEPAPKDQPVPMAQQALRESLETTDQRGDAGSGNQPIGGGAGTVKAWGRPELVVSAPAGIGLYSPANTIFSAGNTASWVAGQDITHNAQRNHAVAVKGGISWFTYGKATNANKPNQETGIALHAASGSVSTQSQSAATKLTADKAVEVSSTQASIQMGAPKHILLTAGGSSIRIEGGDITLTTPGAARFKGSMKELTGPASASSQLELPPVSKLAECPTALADAAAAGASAI, from the coding sequence ATGACCGATCTGTCTTCGATGCTGGCCGCCGCACAGGCGGTGCTGGCCGGCTACACCCAGCACGACCGCTTGCTCAAGCTGCACACGCGGCTCGGCCCCAACGTGCTGCTCGCCGAACGCGTGTGCATCACCGAAGGCATCGGGCCGAGCGGGCCCGATGTGGGTTACCGGCTCGAACTGACCGCCCTCAGCGCCGACACCCACCTCGAGCTGAAACAGCTGCTCGGGCAGCCCGTGCTGCTGGAGCTGCTGACCCAGGCCAGCCGCCACGACCTGCGCCCCTTCCACGGCCATGTGACGGCGTTTTCGCTGTTGGGCTCCGACGGCGGCCTGGCGCGTTACCGGCTCGAAGTGCAGCCCTGGCTGGCGTTTTTGGCCCACCGCCACGACAGCCGCAGCTTCCAGGGCAAGACGGTGATGGAGATCGTCGAACAGGTGTTCGCCGGCTACCAGCAAGGGCACGCCGCATTGGCCCCGGCCTGGCGCTGGGAGCTGGCCGACCGGGCGGTGTATCCGCAGCGTTCGCTCTGCATCCAGTATCAGGAAAGCGACCTCGCGTTCGTCGAACGTTTGCTGCGCGAAGAAGGGCTGTACTGCTGGTTCGAGCACCAGGGCGACGCCCGCTCGCAGACGCTGGGCCAGCACACGCTGGTGATCGCCGACCACCACCATGCCTTCAAGCCCAACCCTCAGCCGCACGTGCGTTACACCCAGCCCGGGGCCACGCTGAAGGAAGACAGCCTGCGCAGCTGGAGCAGCGAGCGCCGCGTGCAGACGCAAACCGTGTCGCTGGCGAGCTGGGACTACCGTAGCACGCAGCTGCGGCCGGTGAGCGCGGCGGCGGTGGAGGCAGTGGGTGGCATTGCCGCCGAGTGCACCGATGTGCCGGGCGTTTATGCCTATGAAGACACGGCCCAGGGCCAGCGCCTTGCGCAGCGCCAGCAGGAAGCGCTGGACGCGCGCGCCCGGTTGTACCGGGGCAGCGGCACGGTGCGCACCTTCAGCCCCGGCAGCACCTTCACGCTGCGCGATCACCCGCACCACGACGGCGGCGACCAAGACCGTTTTGTGCTGCTGCGCGTGGTGCACCGCGCGCGCAACAACGTCGCGGCCGACCACAAGGCGCAACTCGAACAAGTCCTCGGCGCCTTGCCGGGCAGCGAGAGCACGCCTGCCGGCGGCAACGACAGCGACGAACCCTTGTACAGCGCCGAGGTGATCGCGCTGCGTGCCGACGTGCCGGTGCGCGCGCCGGCGCTCGACCTCGTCTACGACGACCAGGCCGGGCTGCGCAGCGTGGTGCAGCACCGGCGCCCGCTGGTGCACGGCACGCAGACGGCAATCGTCGTGGGCCTGGGGGCACCCGTGCACACCGACCGCGACCACCGCATCAAGGTGCAGTTCCACTGGCAGCGCGGCGCCAACGGCAGCCACCGGCTGCAGGCCGAGGGCGGCGACGACAACGCGCCGGCGTCGGACGCCAGCGGCACCTGGGTGCGCGTCGCGACGCCGTTGGCGGGCGCGAACTGGGGCACGGTGTTCACGCCGCGGCTGGGCCAGGAAGTGCTGGTGAGTTTTCTGGACGGGGACATCGACCGGCCGGTGGTCATCGGCAGCCTCTACAACGGCCGTGGGCAAGACAACGCACAGGGCAACCAGGTGAGCGGCGGCGCCGCGGGCGCGACCGGCAATGCGCCGGCGTGGTTCCCTGGCAGCCAGGCCGCTGGCCGGCACCAGGGCCACCAACATCCCGCGGTGATGGCGGGCTTCAAGACCCAGGAACTGGCGGCCAGCCAGAGCGGGGCAGGGGGCTACAACCAGCTGGTGTTCGACGACAGCCCGGGCCAGGGCCGGCTGCAACTTGCGAGCACGCAGCACCGCAGTCAGCTCAACCTGGGCCACGCCGTGCACCAGGTCGACAACCAGCGGCTGGACCCGCGCGGCCACGGCAGCGAACTGATCACCGAAGCGAGCGGCGCCCTGCGCGCCGGCAGCGGCCTGCTGATCAGCGCCGAGCTGCGCGGGGCTGGTTCCACCGGTGCCACGCAGCAGCTGGACACGCGTGAGGCTGAACAACAGCTGCAGCAAAGCGCCGAGCTGACGACGTCGCTGGCCGACACTGCGCAGAAGCACAAGGTGCAACTCAAGGACGAGCCGGCGCCGAAGGACCAGCCGGTGCCGATGGCGCAGCAGGCCTTGCGGGAGAGTTTGGAGACGACCGATCAGCGCGGTGACGCGGGCAGCGGCAACCAGCCGATTGGCGGTGGCGCCGGGACGGTGAAGGCCTGGGGCCGTCCTGAACTGGTGGTGAGCGCGCCGGCCGGCATCGGCCTGTACAGCCCCGCGAACACAATCTTCAGCGCCGGCAACACGGCCAGCTGGGTGGCGGGGCAGGACATCACGCACAACGCGCAACGCAACCATGCGGTGGCGGTGAAGGGCGGGATCAGCTGGTTCACGTACGGCAAAGCCACCAACGCGAACAAGCCCAACCAGGAAACTGGCATTGCGTTGCACGCGGCGAGCGGCAGCGTGAGCACGCAAAGCCAGAGTGCGGCGACCAAGCTGACGGCGGACAAGGCGGTGGAGGTCAGCAGCACGCAGGCGTCGATTCAGATGGGGGCGCCGAAGCACATTCTGCTGACAGCGGGTGGCTCGTCGATCCGGATCGAAGGCGGGGATATCACGCTGACGACGCCGGGGGCGGCGCGGTTCAAGGGGAGTATGAAGGAGTTGACGGGGCCGGCTAGTGCGAGCAGTCAGCTTGAACTCCCGCCCGTGAGCAAGCTGGCGGAGTGCCCGACTGCCCTCGCCGATGCCGCCGCGGCCGGTGCGAGTGCGATTTGA